In the Diceros bicornis minor isolate mBicDic1 chromosome 22, mDicBic1.mat.cur, whole genome shotgun sequence genome, one interval contains:
- the DNAJA1 gene encoding dnaJ homolog subfamily A member 1, with product MVKETTYYDVLGVKPNATQEELKKAYRKLALKYHPDKNPNEGEKFKQISQAYEVLSDAKKRELYDKGGEQAIKEGGAGGGFGSPMDIFDMFFGGGGRMQRERRGKNVVHQLSVTLEDLYNGATRKLALQKNVICDKCEGRGGKKGAVECCPNCRGTGMQIRIHQIGPGMVQQIQSVCMECQGHGERISPKDRCKSCNGRKIVREKKILEVHIDKGMKDGQKITFHGEGDQEPGLEPGDIIIVLDQKDHAVFTRRGEDLFMCMDIQLVEALCGFQKPISTLDNRTIVITSHPGQIVKHGDIKCVLNEGMPIYRRPYEKGRLIIEFKVNFPENGFLSPDKLSLLEKLLPERKEVEETDEMDQVELVDFDPNQERRRHYNGEAYEDDEHHPRGGVQCQTS from the exons ATGGTGAAAGAAACCACATACTATGATGTTTTGGGGGTCAAACCCAATGCTACCCAGGAAGAACTGAAAAAGGCTTACAGAAAACTGGCGTTGAAGTATCACCCTGATAAAAATCCAAACGAAGGCGAGAAG TTTAAACAGATATCTCAAGCTTATGAAGTGCTGTCTGATGCAAAGAAAAGGGAATTATATGACAAAGGAGGAGAACAAGCCATTAAAGAAGGTGGCGCAGGTGGCGGTTTTGGCTCCCCCATGGACATCTTTGATATGTtttttggaggaggaggaaggatgcagagagaaaggagag GTAAAAATGTTGTACATCAGCTCTCGGTAACCTTAGAAGACTTATATAATGGTGCAACCAGAAAACTAGCTCTGCAAAAGAATGTGATTTGTGACAAATGTGAAG GCCGAGGTGGTAAGAAAGGAGCAGTGGAGTGCTGTCCCAACTGCCGAGGGACTGGAATGCAAATAAGAATTCATCAGATAGGCCCTGGCATGGTTCAGCAAATTCAGTCTGTGTGTATGGAGTGTCAGGGCCATGGGGAACGGATCAGTCCTAAAGATAGATGTAAAAGCTGCAACGGAAGGAAGATAGTTCGAGAGAAGAAGATTCTAGAAGTTCATATTGACAAAG GCATGAAAGATGGCCAGAAGATCACATTCCATGGTGAGGGAGACCAGGAACCAGGACTGGAACCGGGCGACATTATCATTGTCTTAGATCAGAAGGACCACGCTGTCTTTACTCG ACGAGGAGAAGACCTTTTCATGTGCATGGACATACAGCTGGTTGAAGCATTATGTGGCTTCCAAAAGCCAATATCTACTCTTGACAACCGAACCATAGTTATCACCTCTCATCCAG GTCAGATCGTCAAGCATGGAGATATCAAGTGTGTGCTAAATGAAGGCATGCCAATTTATCGTAGACCATATGAGAAGGGTCGCCTAATCATTGAATTTAAG gtAAACTTTCCTGAGAATGGCTTTCTCTCTCCTGATAAACTCTCTTTGCTGGAAAAACTCCTACCTGAGAGGAAGGAAGTAGAAGAGACTGATGAAATGGACCAGGTAGAACTGGTGGACTTTGATCCAAATCAGGAAAGACGGCGCCATTACAATGGAGAAGCCTATGAGGATGATGAACATCATCCTAGGGGTGGTGTTCAGTGTCAGACCTCCTAA